The following proteins are co-located in the Ruminococcaceae bacterium KH2T8 genome:
- a CDS encoding sporulation integral membrane protein YtvI, whose translation MDTERYSKDKAAVMAMLKFILMFLIIAAICYFATKIVSVLIPFLLGFLLSKTSITLASPAAKLYKGKKPRGYIHRKIAIFFYFILLVFIAILLVWGCTSLIGQISRAVNSLSKLTTEFNPIAFGNDILERFAKSNGGFLTDKMIESVKANITTIWEDSVKTIPSILSSFITSLLSMVSSIPYWIFVIVCVILSGYYFINDGPSVLRFYMRNVPNKAFRTKSLSLINDLSVTLFRALGGYILLLFITAFEAWLTFRFAGIEYAVVLALITGIIDFMPVLGVSATMVPVMIYCIIHGNYKGAIILLIGLTVITVVRRLIEPPILGKSLHLHPLMMLISMAVGVYVWGAIGFLLGPTVFIIVYDIIKVFGLDKKFLAFLSRVLGNIMKPAEETKPAGKKRLKKQQAVSEEK comes from the coding sequence TGCGGCGATCTGCTATTTTGCGACAAAGATCGTATCGGTACTTATACCGTTCCTTCTCGGATTCTTGCTCTCCAAGACGAGTATCACTCTGGCAAGCCCTGCAGCCAAGCTCTATAAGGGTAAGAAGCCGAGGGGATATATTCATAGAAAGATAGCTATCTTCTTCTATTTCATCCTTCTCGTATTTATCGCTATCCTCTTGGTATGGGGTTGCACGTCGCTCATCGGACAGATCAGCCGTGCCGTCAATTCTCTTTCGAAGCTCACTACGGAATTCAATCCCATCGCTTTCGGAAATGATATCCTCGAGAGATTTGCCAAGAGTAACGGCGGATTCCTTACAGACAAGATGATAGAATCCGTAAAGGCAAATATCACGACTATCTGGGAGGACAGCGTCAAGACTATCCCTTCCATCCTGTCGTCTTTCATTACATCTCTGCTCAGTATGGTAAGCAGTATCCCGTATTGGATTTTCGTTATAGTATGCGTCATCCTCAGCGGCTACTACTTTATCAATGACGGTCCGAGCGTTCTTCGTTTCTATATGAGAAATGTGCCTAACAAGGCATTCAGAACTAAGTCGCTCTCACTTATAAATGATCTTTCCGTGACGCTCTTCAGAGCACTCGGCGGTTATATCCTGCTCCTTTTCATCACCGCATTCGAAGCATGGCTGACGTTCAGGTTCGCTGGGATCGAATATGCCGTAGTATTAGCTCTCATAACAGGAATAATCGACTTTATGCCTGTTCTCGGCGTAAGCGCCACCATGGTTCCCGTAATGATCTACTGCATCATCCACGGCAATTATAAGGGCGCGATCATACTGCTCATCGGTCTGACCGTCATCACCGTTGTAAGAAGGCTCATCGAGCCGCCTATCCTCGGTAAATCGCTTCACCTTCACCCTCTTATGATGCTCATCTCGATGGCTGTGGGTGTATATGTATGGGGTGCTATCGGATTCCTTCTCGGACCTACGGTCTTCATCATCGTTTACGATATCATCAAGGTATTCGGCCTCGACAAAAAGTTCCTGGCATTCCTTTCAAGAGTCCTCGGAAACATCATGAAACCGGCAGAAGAGACTAAGCCCGCAGGTAAAAAGCGTCTTAAGAAGCAGCAGGCAGTTTCGGAAGAAAAATAA
- a CDS encoding putative protease, with translation MRSPEVLSPAGDIEKLKTAIAYGADAVYMSGKNFGLRTFSGNFDHDDMKAGIAFAHEHGVKCYVTMNILATESDLATADDEIDFVAHEAKADAVLISDPGLFSRARRVAPDLELHISTQASITNSDACRFWYEQGAKRIVLARECSLEQIRAIKKNIPEDLEIEAFVHGAMCMSYSGRCLLSNYFTGRRSNGGACAQPCRWGYELVEEKRPEDRLPVEEDIRGTYILSSKDICMIEHIPDLIEAGVDSFKIEGRIKGAYYAAVTTKVYREAVDLYLKDPEGFKTDARWTELLDKVVHRDYDTGFFYDAPNEDAKMAYDRTYNKPAFVVGVVEGYDADKGMYIVSQRNKLYSGDKLNVLKPEGWDEPITAAEIYDMDMNRLDSVPHPQMRFYLRPERDIVLPELSFLSRDGDKDNGILPNS, from the coding sequence ATGAGAAGTCCCGAAGTATTAAGCCCCGCGGGTGATATCGAGAAGCTCAAGACGGCCATTGCCTATGGTGCAGATGCGGTCTATATGTCCGGAAAGAATTTCGGACTTCGTACATTCAGCGGTAATTTCGATCACGATGATATGAAGGCCGGCATAGCTTTCGCGCATGAACACGGCGTGAAGTGCTACGTTACCATGAATATCCTTGCAACTGAAAGTGATCTGGCTACTGCGGACGATGAGATAGACTTTGTAGCTCATGAGGCAAAGGCTGACGCGGTTCTGATCTCGGATCCCGGACTCTTTTCCAGAGCAAGAAGGGTAGCTCCCGATCTCGAGCTTCACATCTCGACGCAGGCGAGTATTACTAACAGTGATGCCTGCAGATTCTGGTATGAGCAGGGCGCAAAGAGGATCGTGCTCGCAAGAGAGTGTTCTCTCGAGCAGATCAGAGCAATAAAGAAGAATATCCCCGAGGATCTTGAGATAGAGGCTTTCGTTCACGGTGCGATGTGCATGTCGTATTCCGGAAGATGCCTGCTGTCCAATTATTTCACGGGCAGAAGATCAAACGGCGGTGCATGTGCGCAGCCTTGCAGATGGGGTTATGAACTCGTAGAGGAGAAGCGTCCCGAGGACAGGCTCCCCGTTGAGGAAGACATAAGAGGAACATATATCCTGAGCAGTAAGGATATATGCATGATCGAACATATCCCGGACCTTATTGAGGCCGGTGTAGACAGTTTCAAGATCGAGGGAAGGATCAAGGGTGCATATTATGCGGCCGTTACGACCAAGGTCTATCGCGAGGCAGTCGATCTTTATCTTAAGGATCCCGAAGGATTCAAGACCGATGCACGCTGGACTGAGCTCCTCGATAAGGTAGTACACAGAGATTACGATACGGGATTCTTCTACGATGCGCCTAATGAGGATGCCAAGATGGCATATGACAGGACATATAACAAGCCTGCATTTGTCGTAGGAGTGGTCGAGGGTTACGATGCTGATAAGGGTATGTATATCGTAAGCCAGAGAAATAAGCTCTATAGCGGAGATAAGCTAAATGTCTTAAAGCCCGAAGGCTGGGATGAGCCTATCACGGCTGCTGAGATCTACGATATGGATATGAACAGATTGGATTCCGTACCTCATCCTCAGATGAGATTCTATTTAAGACCTGAAAGAGATATTGTCCTTCCTGAGCTCTCATTCCTGAGCAGGGACGGAGATAAGGATAACGGTATCCTTCCTAATTCCTGA
- a CDS encoding UPF0755 protein, producing the protein MLSKKVRIALRILVVLLLLFFFAITGVYFGYNYVIAQEQRFEVLEQSIEDGSFVINEDTEGAVPLVIKQGDMTSDIADNLFELGLIDNTFVFSLMSKINGFDGAYMAGTHYLVPGLTYDEIMYLLTQKAESVVVTFPEGITYEEIKIRLHAAGLTFDDAEMDQCMDSPNLFVDYRFVSQINLTEERDHVLSGYLFPDTYEFDINASPETIINTFLNNTNVKLYDEYYDRAEAIGMSLDEVITLASIIQTETSRTTDMMYISAVFHNRLSSDDESFHYLGSDATVNYLRQMNGEPTRMVLTAEDLQIDNPYNTFIYPGLPPGPICMPGLDAIQAALYPEPNCNYYYFCATGDGGTAYAVTESEHNANVEMYQDAWAQIDAGETSEDVDYVDPDDSEGGED; encoded by the coding sequence ATGCTTTCTAAAAAAGTCAGGATCGCACTTCGTATACTCGTGGTATTGCTCTTGTTATTCTTCTTTGCGATAACGGGCGTATACTTCGGGTATAACTATGTCATCGCTCAGGAACAGCGATTTGAGGTGCTCGAGCAGAGCATAGAGGACGGTTCATTCGTTATCAATGAGGATACGGAAGGTGCAGTGCCTCTCGTTATCAAGCAGGGTGACATGACTTCCGATATAGCTGACAATCTCTTTGAGCTCGGGCTTATCGACAATACATTCGTATTCTCCCTCATGAGTAAGATCAACGGCTTCGACGGAGCCTATATGGCAGGTACGCACTATCTGGTACCGGGCCTTACTTACGATGAGATAATGTATCTTCTGACACAGAAGGCGGAGAGCGTTGTCGTTACGTTCCCCGAGGGTATCACATATGAAGAGATAAAGATCAGGCTTCATGCGGCAGGGCTTACATTTGATGATGCAGAGATGGATCAGTGCATGGACAGCCCGAATCTCTTCGTCGATTATCGCTTTGTATCCCAGATCAACCTTACGGAGGAAAGAGACCACGTCCTCTCGGGTTATCTTTTCCCTGATACGTATGAATTCGATATAAATGCGAGCCCCGAGACGATAATCAACACATTCCTTAATAATACGAATGTTAAGCTCTATGACGAGTACTACGACCGTGCCGAGGCTATCGGAATGTCCCTGGATGAGGTCATCACCCTGGCTTCCATTATCCAGACTGAGACCAGCCGTACCACCGACATGATGTATATCTCCGCGGTATTCCATAACCGTCTTTCATCGGATGACGAGAGCTTCCATTATCTCGGATCCGATGCCACCGTCAACTATCTTCGTCAGATGAACGGTGAGCCGACACGTATGGTACTTACCGCCGAAGATCTTCAGATAGATAATCCCTATAATACGTTTATATACCCCGGTCTTCCTCCGGGACCTATCTGCATGCCGGGTCTTGATGCCATCCAGGCAGCTCTTTATCCGGAGCCTAACTGTAACTACTATTATTTCTGTGCTACAGGCGACGGCGGAACGGCTTATGCCGTTACGGAGTCCGAGCATAATGCAAATGTTGAAATGTATCAGGATGCATGGGCTCAGATCGATGCAGGCGAGACATCTGAAGATGTCGATTATGTCGACCCCGACGATTCCGAGGGCGGCGAAGATTAA
- a CDS encoding GTP-binding protein translates to MAKIENMRNIAIIAHVDHGKTTIVDSMLKQAGIYRENEQIVEQVMDSNDLERERGITILAKNTAIQYKDIRINVVDTPGHADFGGEVERVLKMVDAVLLVVDAFDGPMPQTRFVLRKALEMGLKPIVCINKIDRPDGRPNQVVDMVLDLFIELGADDDQLEFPIVYTSGKLGVATLDLKEFEEGKQLDFQPLLDAVVENTPCPEGDTEAPLQLLVSNIDSDPYIGRIAIGRVERGTISQNQNVCVVTYGEDGKKNSRIVKLLRFQGLGRQDIDSASVGEIVCVAGIPEINIGDTICDASTPEAIPFVNIDEPTIAMTFSVNDSPFAGQEGKYVTSRHLRDRLFKEVETNVSMRVEETDTTEAFVVKGRGELHLSILIETMRREGYEFQVSKPQVIMKEIDGVMCEPVEDLVIDVPEDFVGPVMEKLGRRKAELLNMLPPEKGYARLEFRIPSRGIIGYRTEFLTDTKGNGIMNSVISGFEPFAGDIETRAHGVLVAFESGEAMTYGLFNAQDRGALLIGAGTPVYEGMIVGINPKPEDISVNVCKKKHVTNMRAAGSDDAMRLTPPLNYSLEQCLEFVEDDELCEVTPKNIRLRKKILNTDLRMKARAKNK, encoded by the coding sequence ATGGCTAAGATTGAGAATATGCGCAACATCGCGATCATCGCGCACGTTGACCACGGTAAGACGACTATCGTCGATTCAATGCTCAAGCAGGCAGGTATCTACCGTGAGAATGAGCAGATCGTAGAGCAGGTAATGGACAGCAACGATCTCGAGCGTGAAAGAGGAATCACGATCCTTGCCAAGAATACGGCCATTCAGTATAAGGACATAAGGATCAACGTCGTTGATACTCCGGGACACGCTGACTTCGGCGGTGAGGTTGAGCGAGTACTCAAGATGGTAGATGCAGTTCTCCTCGTAGTAGATGCTTTCGACGGTCCCATGCCCCAGACAAGATTCGTTCTTCGTAAGGCTCTTGAGATGGGTCTTAAGCCTATCGTATGTATCAACAAGATCGACCGTCCCGACGGACGTCCCAATCAGGTAGTTGATATGGTACTCGATCTCTTCATCGAGCTCGGTGCAGATGACGATCAGCTTGAATTCCCTATCGTATATACATCCGGTAAGCTCGGTGTTGCAACACTCGATCTTAAGGAGTTCGAGGAGGGCAAGCAGCTCGACTTCCAGCCCTTGCTCGATGCAGTAGTAGAAAATACTCCCTGTCCCGAAGGCGATACTGAGGCTCCTTTGCAGCTCCTCGTATCCAATATCGACTCCGATCCCTATATCGGAAGGATCGCCATCGGACGTGTTGAGAGAGGTACTATCTCCCAGAACCAGAACGTATGCGTAGTTACATACGGCGAAGACGGCAAGAAGAATTCAAGGATCGTTAAGCTCCTTCGTTTCCAGGGCCTCGGACGCCAGGATATCGATTCCGCTTCCGTTGGTGAGATCGTATGTGTTGCAGGTATCCCCGAGATCAATATCGGTGATACGATCTGCGATGCTTCCACACCTGAAGCTATTCCTTTCGTTAACATCGACGAGCCTACCATCGCGATGACATTCTCCGTCAACGACAGCCCCTTCGCAGGTCAGGAAGGTAAGTATGTAACTTCCAGACACTTAAGGGACAGGCTCTTTAAGGAAGTTGAGACAAACGTTTCGATGCGTGTTGAGGAGACTGATACTACCGAGGCATTCGTCGTTAAGGGAAGAGGTGAGCTTCACCTTTCCATCCTTATCGAGACGATGAGAAGAGAAGGATATGAGTTCCAGGTAAGTAAGCCTCAGGTCATCATGAAGGAAATTGACGGCGTTATGTGTGAGCCTGTCGAGGATCTCGTTATCGACGTTCCCGAGGACTTCGTAGGTCCCGTAATGGAGAAGCTCGGAAGGCGTAAGGCAGAGCTTTTGAACATGCTTCCTCCCGAGAAAGGATATGCACGTCTTGAGTTCCGTATCCCCTCCAGAGGTATCATCGGATACAGGACCGAGTTTTTGACCGACACTAAGGGCAATGGTATAATGAACAGCGTAATCAGCGGCTTTGAGCCTTTCGCAGGCGATATCGAGACACGTGCACACGGCGTACTCGTAGCTTTCGAAAGCGGTGAGGCGATGACTTACGGTCTGTTCAATGCACAGGACAGAGGAGCGCTCCTTATAGGCGCAGGTACACCTGTATATGAGGGAATGATCGTCGGTATCAATCCCAAGCCTGAAGATATATCTGTTAATGTCTGCAAGAAGAAGCATGTTACCAACATGCGTGCGGCAGGATCGGATGACGCGATGCGTCTTACACCTCCTTTGAACTACAGCCTTGAGCAGTGCCTTGAATTTGTTGAGGATGATGAGCTTTGCGAGGTAACTCCCAAGAATATCAGACTCAGAAAGAAGATCCTCAATACGGATCTCAGAATGAAGGCTAGGGCTAAGAATAAGTAA
- a CDS encoding GTP-binding protein, which yields MSKPVVAIVGRPNVGKSSLFNTLYGERISIVHDTPGVTRDRIYANAVWREREFTMIDTGGIEPESSDVILQGMRLQAEIAMETADVILFMVDIKAGLTAADEEISVMLRKSKKPIVVCVNKCDFVGEPPAEMYEFYNLGLGEVIPISASHRLGIGELLDALFDNFPPADEGDGDDGRIRVALIGRPNAGKSSLTNRMTGDNRAIVSDIAGTTRDAIDSEVDNEYGKFTIVDTAGMRKKSRIEDVIEKYSMVRALSAIDHATVCVILIDATVGITEQDTRVAGLAHDNGKACIFAINKWDLVDKTTGTLETMAKAVKERFSFMDYAPVIFISAKTGQRVDKLWQTIVAVNEQAGRRLKTGVFNDMLNEATAIVPTPQDKGKHLKIYYGTQIATNPPTFALFVNDKELSHFSYERYLENQIRKNFGFEGTPIRIYLRNKKGEEI from the coding sequence ATGAGCAAGCCCGTAGTAGCAATCGTAGGACGACCCAATGTAGGCAAGTCATCACTCTTCAATACACTTTACGGAGAGCGTATATCCATCGTTCATGACACCCCGGGTGTTACGAGAGACAGGATATATGCCAATGCCGTCTGGAGAGAAAGAGAATTCACGATGATAGACACGGGCGGTATCGAGCCCGAGAGTTCGGATGTCATCTTGCAGGGAATGAGACTTCAGGCTGAGATCGCCATGGAGACTGCGGATGTCATCCTTTTTATGGTGGACATAAAGGCGGGACTGACCGCTGCAGACGAAGAGATCTCCGTTATGCTCAGGAAGTCTAAAAAGCCTATCGTTGTCTGCGTCAACAAGTGCGACTTCGTAGGTGAGCCGCCTGCCGAGATGTATGAGTTCTATAACCTGGGTCTTGGTGAGGTCATCCCGATCTCCGCATCTCACAGGCTCGGAATAGGTGAGCTCCTCGATGCACTCTTCGATAATTTCCCGCCCGCCGATGAAGGCGACGGAGATGACGGCAGGATCAGGGTAGCTCTTATCGGAAGACCTAATGCCGGAAAGTCTTCGCTTACTAACCGCATGACGGGCGATAACAGGGCGATCGTATCGGATATCGCAGGTACGACGAGAGATGCTATCGACTCTGAAGTCGATAACGAATATGGAAAGTTCACTATCGTAGATACAGCAGGTATGCGAAAGAAGAGCCGCATCGAAGATGTCATCGAGAAGTATTCGATGGTAAGGGCGCTTTCTGCTATCGATCATGCTACGGTCTGCGTCATCCTTATCGATGCCACGGTAGGTATCACGGAGCAGGATACGAGAGTAGCGGGACTTGCACACGATAACGGTAAGGCATGTATCTTTGCGATCAATAAGTGGGATCTCGTAGATAAGACGACGGGTACGCTTGAGACTATGGCAAAGGCGGTCAAGGAGAGGTTCTCCTTTATGGACTACGCTCCCGTAATATTCATCTCGGCTAAGACGGGTCAGAGAGTAGATAAGCTCTGGCAGACGATAGTCGCAGTCAACGAGCAGGCTGGCAGAAGGCTCAAGACGGGTGTATTTAATGATATGCTCAATGAAGCTACCGCGATCGTGCCCACTCCTCAGGATAAGGGGAAGCACTTAAAGATCTACTACGGAACGCAGATCGCTACCAATCCTCCTACGTTTGCGCTATTCGTAAACGACAAGGAACTTTCGCACTTTTCTTACGAAAGATACCTCGAGAATCAGATCAGGAAGAACTTCGGATTCGAGGGTACTCCGATAAGGATATATCTGCGTAATAAGAAGGGCGAAGAGATCTGA
- a CDS encoding LSU ribosomal protein L32P, whose product MAHPKRKWSKARTSRHRSLWKLATPGFVECPQCHSKMLRRKVCKNCGYLDGKQVVAIGEEA is encoded by the coding sequence ATGGCACATCCTAAGAGAAAATGGTCGAAGGCAAGAACTTCCCGTCACAGGAGCTTATGGAAGCTTGCGACACCCGGCTTTGTTGAGTGCCCGCAGTGTCATTCCAAGATGCTTCGCCGCAAGGTTTGCAAGAACTGCGGTTATCTTGATGGCAAGCAGGTAGTAGCGATCGGCGAAGAGGCTTGA
- a CDS encoding glutamate racemase, with translation MADNRPIGVFDSGIGGLTVLREIIARLPGESTVYFGDDGRAPYGSKSHDTIVEYSLQDMMFLEQKDVKMIVIACNTASTHAYEVLKKHSRVPVVEVVYPGAKAAVEATRNGKIGIIATNATVASGLYEKAVMEEGRDIEGLKTLQQACPLFVSLAEEGWWDDEIAHLTAERYLKPIKEFGADTLVLACTHYPLLAKTIGDVMGDDVTLINSGISVAAVVEKYLKDHDMMSDGSEVSREFYTSDDASRFESVAAPFLGRGLPKGTKKFTVDRFDVTEYIG, from the coding sequence ATGGCAGATAACAGACCCATAGGTGTATTTGACTCGGGTATCGGAGGACTTACGGTCCTTCGCGAGATCATAGCGAGGCTCCCCGGCGAGAGCACCGTTTATTTCGGTGATGACGGCAGAGCTCCCTACGGCTCTAAATCTCACGATACCATTGTAGAATATTCCCTGCAGGACATGATGTTCCTTGAGCAAAAGGACGTTAAGATGATTGTCATCGCCTGCAATACTGCAAGTACCCATGCTTATGAAGTATTAAAGAAGCATTCGCGTGTCCCCGTAGTAGAAGTTGTATATCCCGGCGCGAAAGCAGCCGTTGAAGCAACAAGGAATGGCAAGATCGGTATCATCGCCACGAATGCCACGGTAGCATCCGGCCTTTACGAGAAAGCCGTTATGGAAGAAGGCCGTGATATAGAAGGTCTTAAGACACTTCAGCAGGCTTGCCCTCTGTTCGTATCCCTCGCCGAAGAAGGCTGGTGGGACGATGAGATCGCGCACCTTACGGCAGAGCGTTATCTCAAGCCGATCAAGGAATTCGGTGCGGATACGCTGGTCCTTGCATGCACTCACTATCCTCTCCTTGCAAAGACGATAGGAGATGTCATGGGGGACGATGTTACACTGATCAATTCCGGTATCAGCGTAGCGGCAGTAGTCGAGAAGTACCTTAAGGATCACGACATGATGTCTGACGGATCTGAAGTTTCAAGGGAGTTCTATACGAGCGACGACGCTTCGCGTTTTGAGAGCGTAGCGGCTCCTTTCCTGGGAAGAGGTCTTCCCAAGGGCACAAAGAAGTTCACCGTAGACAGATTCGACGTTACGGAGTATATCGGATGA
- a CDS encoding 23S rRNA pseudouridine955/2504/2580 synthase translates to MRSFEVTRELDNQHVVKAATTVFKGLKAADLYKALKKKDIKIDGKRISSDIAVKAGQTVELWIPDALFEGEGDTVVTKIKDPDYKIAAETDGLLIVNKRQGLAVHSGKNTGDDNLIDIVRKSTHNDKMELVHRIDMNTGGLVMLAKNKEYLEDAIKLFKNDLLIKRYRCLVIGVPDMGETVICEDDAIMKEVSAFLEKTPSGNVYVHDIEKPGDLPITTRYRVLEVYRGAGPDNTDVAELECELVTGRTHQIRAQFAHLGHPILGDGNYGRNKINTYFRSRNGGKVRYQQLFATTLLMRKIPNDNLHHVLSGRKFEIEPRYEIDTDKLRKKKNGR, encoded by the coding sequence ATGAGATCTTTTGAAGTTACAAGGGAACTGGATAACCAGCACGTCGTAAAGGCAGCTACTACGGTCTTTAAGGGACTTAAGGCAGCCGATCTTTATAAAGCCTTGAAGAAGAAGGATATAAAGATAGACGGCAAGAGGATATCTTCCGATATAGCAGTAAAGGCAGGTCAGACTGTCGAGCTTTGGATCCCCGACGCTCTCTTTGAGGGTGAGGGCGATACCGTTGTGACAAAGATCAAGGATCCCGATTATAAGATCGCGGCCGAGACTGACGGGCTTCTCATAGTAAATAAGCGCCAGGGTCTTGCAGTTCACAGCGGAAAGAATACCGGCGATGATAACCTTATCGATATAGTACGAAAGTCCACCCATAACGATAAGATGGAACTCGTCCACAGGATAGACATGAATACGGGCGGCCTCGTTATGCTCGCCAAGAATAAGGAATATCTTGAGGACGCCATCAAGCTCTTTAAGAACGACCTTCTTATAAAGAGATACAGATGTCTCGTTATCGGAGTACCCGATATGGGCGAGACCGTTATCTGCGAAGATGACGCGATCATGAAGGAAGTCAGCGCTTTCCTCGAGAAGACTCCTTCGGGCAATGTATATGTTCATGATATCGAAAAGCCCGGTGATCTTCCCATCACGACGAGATACAGGGTCCTTGAAGTCTATAGAGGCGCAGGCCCTGACAACACGGATGTTGCGGAGCTCGAGTGTGAGCTCGTTACGGGAAGGACTCATCAGATCAGGGCGCAGTTCGCTCATCTGGGACATCCTATCTTGGGAGACGGTAATTACGGCAGAAATAAGATCAATACATATTTTAGGAGCAGGAACGGCGGCAAGGTCAGATATCAGCAGCTCTTTGCCACGACGCTCCTTATGAGGAAGATCCCGAACGATAATCTTCACCATGTCCTTTCGGGCAGGAAGTTCGAGATCGAACCCAGATATGAGATCGATACTGATAAGCTGAGGAAAAAGAAGAATGGCAGATAA
- a CDS encoding Uncharacterized membrane protein → MISYIITFLISMVPLIELRGAIIYAASQQIPLYIAFPICIVGNMIPVPFIFFFARRVLEWGADKPVIGKFFSWCLKKGHKGGEKLKAKAGKGLFLALLLFVGIPLPGTGAWTGTLAASILDMDFKTSVKAVICGVLLAGAIMATFSYLGFGIWFGLS, encoded by the coding sequence ATGATTTCTTATATTATTACGTTTCTGATATCAATGGTGCCCCTCATAGAACTTCGAGGAGCCATAATCTATGCGGCAAGCCAGCAGATCCCGCTTTATATAGCTTTTCCCATCTGTATCGTGGGCAACATGATCCCGGTTCCCTTTATCTTCTTCTTCGCAAGAAGAGTACTGGAGTGGGGTGCGGATAAGCCCGTTATCGGTAAGTTCTTCAGCTGGTGCCTCAAGAAAGGCCATAAGGGCGGCGAGAAGCTCAAGGCAAAGGCAGGTAAGGGTCTGTTCCTTGCTCTTCTTCTCTTTGTAGGTATCCCGCTTCCCGGAACAGGTGCATGGACGGGAACGCTTGCGGCAAGTATACTCGATATGGACTTCAAGACGAGCGTGAAGGCAGTAATCTGCGGAGTTCTCCTTGCAGGTGCCATCATGGCTACATTCAGCTATTTGGGATTCGGCATCTGGTTCGGTCTTTCCTGA
- a CDS encoding peptidyl-prolyl cis-trans isomerase B (cyclophilin B): protein MSILKKIITTAMISVMAISAFGCVKYQTPEDFKPTTPDNCLTGLHHVEIEVQDYGKICVELDADTAPMTVTNFIDLASSGFYDGLTFHRIIDGFMIQGGDPEGTGLGGSDKNVIGEFANNGYTNDISHVRGTISMARNGQDMNSASSQFFIVQTDSTYLDGDYAAFGHVTSGMDIVDQICADTPVQDNNGTVLAGDQPVITTIRVID, encoded by the coding sequence ATGAGTATTTTAAAGAAGATCATCACAACGGCAATGATATCGGTAATGGCAATCTCGGCATTCGGATGCGTTAAGTATCAGACTCCCGAAGACTTTAAGCCTACTACTCCCGATAATTGCCTTACGGGTCTTCACCATGTTGAGATAGAAGTTCAGGATTACGGCAAGATCTGCGTTGAGCTCGATGCAGACACTGCTCCCATGACGGTAACTAATTTCATCGACCTCGCTTCGAGCGGATTTTATGACGGACTTACCTTCCACAGGATCATCGACGGTTTCATGATCCAGGGCGGCGATCCCGAGGGTACGGGTCTTGGCGGATCCGATAAGAACGTTATCGGTGAATTCGCTAACAACGGATATACAAATGACATCTCCCACGTCAGAGGTACTATCTCCATGGCAAGAAACGGCCAGGACATGAACTCTGCATCTTCCCAGTTCTTCATCGTTCAGACGGATTCCACATATCTTGACGGAGATTATGCCGCATTCGGTCACGTTACTTCCGGTATGGATATCGTCGACCAGATCTGCGCAGATACTCCCGTTCAGGATAATAACGGTACAGTACTTGCAGGAGATCAGCCAGTTATCACGACTATCAGGGTTATCGACTGA
- a CDS encoding AraC-type DNA-binding protein → MDIEKELQKQLIEERDSSVFRLSYEREIDFYDMISRGDIESLTKLISDSSNSAASRKGVLSDNDLTNSKYHAIIMIALVSRFCIEAGMDVLVSYSLSDIYIRKIDKAKTVAEADAIAASAATDYCFRMHESIKKSVVSRHVVLAIEYIRSHIHENLTVENLAEALSLNSSYLSKLFKQEMGTTVSRYIRDQKISIACNMLRHLDDSSLNIANYLGFSSQSHFIQVFKKETGMTPEEYRRKHYHKSWIGGKEDPKPPIR, encoded by the coding sequence ATGGATATTGAGAAAGAACTTCAAAAGCAACTTATAGAAGAGCGTGACTCCAGTGTCTTCCGCCTCTCTTACGAGCGCGAGATAGATTTCTATGACATGATCTCCAGGGGCGATATCGAATCCCTGACTAAGCTCATATCTGACTCGTCAAATTCGGCAGCCTCTCGAAAGGGCGTGCTCAGCGATAACGATCTTACTAATTCCAAGTACCACGCGATCATCATGATCGCCCTCGTCAGCAGATTCTGCATCGAGGCGGGAATGGATGTACTCGTAAGCTACTCATTAAGTGATATCTATATAAGAAAGATCGATAAGGCCAAGACCGTTGCCGAGGCTGATGCCATCGCCGCATCGGCAGCTACGGATTATTGCTTCAGGATGCACGAGAGCATCAAGAAGTCCGTTGTCTCAAGACATGTAGTATTGGCGATCGAATACATAAGATCACATATTCACGAGAACCTGACGGTAGAAAACCTTGCAGAAGCGCTCTCGCTCAATTCAAGCTACCTCTCCAAGCTCTTCAAGCAGGAGATGGGCACTACGGTCAGCCGCTATATCAGGGATCAGAAGATCAGTATCGCCTGCAATATGCTCCGGCACCTCGACGATTCGAGCCTTAATATCGCCAACTATCTCGGATTCTCTTCACAGAGCCATTTCATCCAGGTCTTTAAGAAAGAGACCGGCATGACTCCCGAAGAATACAGAAGAAAGCATTACCATAAAAGCTGGATCGGCGGCAAGGAAGACCCTAAACCGCCGATCCGATGA